The Hippoglossus hippoglossus isolate fHipHip1 chromosome 16, fHipHip1.pri, whole genome shotgun sequence genomic sequence TAAGATCTTCTGTATTACCAAACAGTTTTTTAGCCCTTACTTGCAATAGAAATGTTAgatccttgtgtgtgtgcagtgtaagCAGCCGACTGACCTGAGATCCTTCTGGACTAGTTCTGCCAGCAGGACCAGGGGCCCCCAGGACCTTAACAGCCGCTGTGGTGCTGTTAGCCATGCTGGTGGCTACAGGAAGCGTGGAGTTCCTCAGGAAGTTAAGTTATTGTGTCTCCGCTGTGTCTGAGTCCTGAGTGAGAGTCCAAGATCAGCACAGGTAAGATGTGTCGTCTTCTGACAGGGACCACGTCTGTAAACCTGGAGGGAAATCAGAAATATTATACATCTTTATGTAGCAGGGTTAAATTGACAGCTTCAACCACACAGTAGATTCGTTATAGGTAAATCCATcaaggttttattttacttctaaTATTTGTTCTACTCAATTTGCTGATTTCTATCTCCTCgattgtattatttaaatttattattttccttttcttgattgacaggaaacaaaagtaaaaacacgATTTAATTACTGAAGTTTTAATCTTTCTCCAGTTGTGTGTTGTATACATTCGGTTCTGTAGagagtgttttttaaatctgtacAACTTTCACCACTTCTCTAAAGACAGGCTTGCTACCTGTGTAGCTGCGAGACACATGTAGCGGTTTAGCCTTAAACAGCCTAATCGATGTATTCCCGGTATTTAGTAAGTATTCGCAAATTAACACCACGTTTATAAAATACCGACCCAACAAATGTAAGTTCCCAGTGGTTGTGCGTCTTAATCAAACGAAGCAAACGAGTAAAAAATCCGAAGCTAACGTTACATTATGTGCTAAAAACAATAGCCGCTACCAAACTGTTGGGTTAGCCGCACAGGCTAATCTGGCAGCTAATCCAGCGGCGCTGCTTTGTGCTCGCTGCATCTTGGATTTAGACGTGAAAGGACAAACTCACCCGGTTAAACAAACACTATCTGTCCATGTCCACGTCGCCGTTGTCCGAAATATGAGGATTGGACACAGAAAACCCGCCTCGGACGCGTCCGCACAGCTAGCAAATATGATCGGGGATAATTTTCACTACTTCCGCCCTGTTCACAACTGTTTCCGGTGGCAACGCTTCCCCTCTACACTGCTCCCTGCTGGTGACATTGGAGGACTACATCAATATACCAGGATGGATCATGTACCAAGAgtcatatttaaataaaatcttaacTTAAACACTTGATCTCAGAGCAGTTTCACACCAAACAAACtcagaaatatataaatcaatacTGTCAAATAACAAGTGTGCATGAAAAAAAGTCCATAGCAGGGATGACACAAATTAAACATCGtaatacacattcacacatttacaccaaAAAGCTCTAATCTATCttaacaatgaaataaatagtAATAAGCCAAAATAATACTCAAAGTAGCAAATTggtgtttattattaatatgtGTGCAGTAATGCAATGCAtgcacatatattattattcccCATACTATCGTCAGTATTCTTGGTTCTTCTTCCTCAAATTTCGTCCCGCTACTCCTCCCACAGTTTTTGTCACACATAAATAACCCTTCGCCAAATGGTTCGCTCATAAATTGCGaataacagcagacatttttgGAGTGGGAGCCAATGGGAGCCTTCATCAAATTAACGAGTGACACTGTCAGTGGTCATGGATCACAGGAATCTTTAATGTCTTagacagtctctctctctctctctctcctctctccctctctctcctctctctctctctctctctctctctctctctctctctctctctctctctctctctctctctctctctctctctaaaccAGACAGTCTAAATCCCAGTGGATAATTCATGTGGATTATGGATACCATTAAAACAAGAAACCCATAATCAAAACACTATGGCCAGTAACTAACCCATGACTAGTACACTAGACTCTATATAACCACAAGGAATCAGGTGCAGATGCATCATAACAAATGGCTGTAAACCATCCAAAAGGTATTTGGTCAATTTTCGAAGAAGTATTTCTATATTAAACAGTAATATGCTTTAAGTACAGAGGTTTGTAGTAGATGCAGCAAGACTCAAAGCTTAATATCTGACTGCGAGGGAAAATCGAATACTTCAGAGTCACTCAGTCTAAAGATGTCAAGTGCAAGTGTGCGTAGGCCACAGCAAAGTATCTGTGAGAGCTTGACAGACCGAGTATCTTTCGATTCTGTCTCCTGCTCAGCTCTGGTTAACAGCTAATGAatcaaaggtcaaagaaaaTGAAGCGTAAAATGTTTGCTTGTCCGGCATCAGATATCACGCCAGGGATTTTCAAAGCTCTGTGGCAACAAGTCGAGACTACTTTCCAATTCCAGTGAAGGTCTCCAGAGAAACACCGGCCTCTACGACGAGAGGCTCAGCCTGAGAACGTGATAGGCCTCACTCCCCCCAGAGACAGATGACGTGCTGGGAGTGGATTTGATTATTGGAGCAGGTTTTCTTCCCCATTTGCTGTTCACATAAATAATATTTCAGGCATGAATTCTCATCAGCAAATATAAGTCAAGGCCACAGACATATAATACGGCTTATTGAGCCATTTATTCTCGGCTGTGTGATGATTTGCatggattgttttttcttttggtttgagAATTTGAATCCACTTCctgcaaaacaaagaaatgaaagcCACTCCTCCACTGCCTCATAGATAAATACTGAGCAAACTTTCATTTCTGATTAGAGGCTGCGTAGCACTGCACACTGTTTGTCTGATACTGGAGAGCTTTTCCACAGCCATGAAAGTACTTCTTGTTGCTGCAGTGGTCGTCCTGATCCACGGCAGTTATGGTAAATATGCTCTTATTCCCTCGTGTGCCGTTTAACAGTCTCATCTGAGAGTGGAGTTGTATTGTAATGGGTTATTGGTTTAGTCTTCTAGtctacttcttctttttttcaaaatgataTTCAAACAGTTGCTAtttcatggtttttattttgatatgtgtgtgtgtgtgtgtgtgtgtgtgtgtgtgtgtgtgtgtgtgtgtgtgtgtgtgtgtgtgtgtgtgtgtgtgtatatctatatatatatgtgtgtttgtgtgcgtgtgtttttgtgtgtttgtttgtgcatgtcAGAGCTTGTTTGTCCTCTAGAGGAAACAACACATTCTTCTGTAACACTGCTGGGAATCCCCTTGTGGTTTCAAGTCTCAGACTAAAACAGGAAGTCTTGGTGGACTTATCTTGAAACTGCCACGAAGaacaattaaatgtttttatatattgtcCAACCCCCATATTCAGTTATCATATGTGTAAACATTGTGTGAAGTGTTTTCATTGTGCCGTAAATCCTCCCTGAGGTGAAAGGCAGATTGGCTCTGTCGTCACTTGTTTGCTCAAAGTGGaagaacctgctgctgctggtcatGTGGCTGTGGTGACATTGAGAGTACATTGGCTGTTTTCCAGCAGGAGCCTGAAACAAACGACAGGAAAAGGGAGAGGTTGTTTCTCAAAGTTTTACACAGAGCAGCAGTTAGATCCCCCAGCGCTGGTCAACACGCCCGAGCCCACCCCCTGAGGCCACCTCCCCGCGAATCTATTCAGGATGAAATCAATAACCTCTgtcatctctgtccacacgCAGCCACTTTGCTCATTAAAGGGCCGACCCAACTGGTTCTGGAGGGAGACAGGGTCACACTGGAGTGCAGCTACTCAGACTCTGAGCTCAACATCAGCCAGGTCCACTTTGAGGTCTTCTCCAAGGTGAGCAAAGACAATGTGTCCCTCCCCCTTGTTCACTTTTCCTACATTAGTTGCCATGAAGCATAGAATTTCTGAGCACACCCCCATGTAGCGTATCAGATTTTCTCCAATGTCAAATGATGTATAACATCATTTATCCATATTCAAAAAGCTGGGGGGAAACGTATCCGTCTACTTAAGCAGTTTAAGTCGTCCGGCTAAAAGAGAAGCAAAAGCTATCATATTTCTTGCTTGACaactttattgttattgtttgagGTATCATTAGACAAGAGTATAgattaatcattttattatgCTGTTTTTGAAATGCAGTGTGATACTTTACCCAGCCTTTACAGCCTTAACTCATTTGCATTGCCTGCTCCTGGATGTGGAAGCTGCTTTATGTAAATATCCCATCATGCAGCTGTCCGCTGTGTGGTTTAGCACAGTCGGGAATTTATGAAAACTGTAATAGATGAAATGCAATCCATGAAAATCCTCGTTGCAATAATGTGACGTGATTATGTCACTTTTGAATAACACCTGAATCTCAGAATATGCAGTTAAACAGACCAACAGGCATCTTCCACAACAATGATCAATGTCgtttttttccttgtgttttgaCCTTAACTCCCTTAAATACGTCACTTTCTTATCATCACAGTGGAACAGCCAACAAAATATGACAAGATAAATGAAAGTGTCTCCTTTCTCTGTGTCCccttgttctcttttctttctctccaccaGTATTTGCAGGGCTGGCATCAGATCTACGAGCGCTCTTTGGTGCTTCTACTCGATGGAAACCGAGCTGACAGCTGACAGCCTGCTCCTGACTATCCCCCAACGCAGGGAGTTACTTTCAGGGGCCTTATCGCTGCGTGTCCACCGCGGAAATGTGACCGAGCCAGACAACTCCTCCCAGCCGCTGGCCTTTCAAAGTGCATTGTGAGTGCCTCGGGCCGGGGTTGATACGAGTGGGAGCCGTGTGTGGGAGCTGTCTGCTGAAACTCTGTGAAACAATGACTCTGTGACTCTGTATTTCCCTGTTGCCAAATTGAGAAACCttggttttttttcatgtctgtgTTCCGCAAAGGTCGAAGAGATTTCTGCAGGAATATGATAATAActtgtgtaaatacagtgtgtggCGTGCAAATAAGATATAGTTTCACCTTCCGATAAGGCATAGCTGAGAATACTGACATAGAGGGGACCTGAAGATACACTGgtaaacacaaagagaaactcTGAATCCTTATTTCCAACCAGCAGGAAGTAAAGATCAATCTTTCAAACACCGTGGACACAACTTTCCTCACAGTgcgagacagaaaaacacattaataattACTAACATGAGAAATATCAATGCAATGCAGCCACGCAACAAAACAGCGGCGCAGGTCCAATGCTAACGCTGCTTTAGTTATGATATCTTGACTACAGTCTCCAAACAGGAAAAGATGCACCGACCCGGCAGGATACCCGATAGCACGAAATACCATCCGTGCCATAGCTGGTCATATTATCAGCGTCCTCTATCTTCTCGGTGTCATCAAATCGACAAATCGTAATGCTGTTGATATGGCTCCTCGGACTCATGGGGGGAATCAATAAGAGGCAAAGATTAGACGGACAAAAGGCCGAAGGAGACGGTGGAGGAGAGAAGCCAGGAGCTGGATGGACGTGGGCCATTTATTGAGATGGAAGAGAAAATGAGCCATTATTCACAACACTGCCTCTCTAAAGACTTCGATAAGATGAAGCCTATTATCGTTATTATCGATTGCCCGGAACACTCTGCACCACTGGGGGGGGGGCGTTCATACTTGAGCCTGTTTGCTCGAATATGCTTAAATGATGTAATCGTTTACCAGCTGCTAGCACAGCAAACATAGTGCACATCCCAGACGTAGCTTCAGCTGACTTTCTTGCTTCATTaatgcctcctcctcctcctcctcttcgtttCAGACATGGGGGAAGTGTCACTGACCAGGGAAGGCTACACCCGCTACCTGGGTGTCCCGAAGGACCTGAAGGTGCAACTCAGGGATGACGTGGTGCTCAAGTGCTCTGCCAGCTCGTCAGAGGAGCTAAGCTACTTCTGGCACAAGAAGGTGAGGCAGCCTCGGGAATGTGCACAGTGGCAGTGTCCTCATTATGCTTTTGGATACATGTCATTCTGTCTCCCTCCCCCGTCCTTCGATGGTGAcctctttatttcctcctccaGTCTCTCCAGGTCTCTCTcggctctctctcctcctctaaaCACACAAGCCACTCGTTCGCCCTGGCCTCTCCATCCCCATCCAAAGTGCTCGGTATTTAAGTGACCGGTTGGCTTATGCACCCTACCTCTCGCCGGGGGGATTGCAGCTCGCCCACTTACAGAGGATTAATAGTTTAATGAGGTCTAGACAAGAGCCAGTCAACCTGAAAACAATTATGTGGAGAGATTTCTAATGATTTTTTTAGTGTTTGGTTTACCGACATTGAATTATTCAACTGGTCTCCACGCAGAGCGGAGAAACCTCTCGCCCGAGGGAAATTAAGACATCTCTGTGTAAAATGCTATTGTGACAACAGGCATGTAGAACAAGAGCTAAGTTGAGATGAGTGGGGAGATGCGCTGTGCCCTGGTGATGACAACGGGGTATTACACTTTTCAAGGTGTCATCCACATCACCACTGGCAGGTAACAGGTGTAATGAAGCTGTGAGGATATATCTTGGGAACGGAAGAAAATAATGACTCagtttcctcttctgtttttcttcttgattGATTCTTGGTTTGGGGTTAATATACTTGTTAAATGGTCACAGCTAATCCTGGTTTTAAATGGGCTTACAAATGCAAATCCAAGACAGTGGATATTTTATCCGGCCGATACCGTTTGTCCTCCACGCGATTACccgttgttgtgtttttgtcgtTTGTTGAATATACAGCTCTGACATTTCGATGAAGAATAACATGCGTGAGTGACAGCTTCATCACCTGGAATCAGTTACCGCACCGTCGCTCGTGATCCACCTGTTGATGTTCTCCTGCTTTATTTACATAAGTCACATGACCTTTGGAAAAGAGGAAGGACAGGTTCACAGACATGATGAGATGAGATGGAACGTTTGATGGGaagtgtgtgcgtttgtgcgtgTGTACGCCCACTGTATGTTTGACAGGCCTGGATATGGCGCAGGAAGTGGCATCAGAATGGCCCACTTTGACAGACAGTCGCCATGGACACATTGGCCCCTGGTAATGACAGCAGGACAGAGGCAGAAACAGGCCACTGCTTTGGGAGCCGGTGGATTTGCATACAAAATGCTGCTTTGGCCAGACCTGGCCTTTATGGAAAATCCTCTTAATTCAGATCCATTCAAATTGAAATAGACTTTCTtggcaggagctgcagctctcaggAGCCAAATCATTTGCATGGtgtaatgtcttttttttttttttctacccccccccccccccacgttcaTTTGTTTTCCAATCCTTGTGTTTGGCCTATTATTTGTTTCCTCCCATGTTGGGCTCTGCCTCATAATAGTGCTGCTATTTTCGTGTCAACAATTCCTCCCGCTCCCTCGCCATCTCATTACGCGTTGTGTTAACAGTGTGTCTTCGCGGCATCATTCTTTGCGGATGAAGGTGTTATCTGGGTTATTGACTTGTGTCAATGTGTGATTCATTGGGATTACAGCCCAGGTAAATACACTTCCCTCAGGACTTTGCAGCCTGTTGTT encodes the following:
- the si:ch211-79k12.1 gene encoding uncharacterized protein si:ch211-79k12.1; protein product: MKVLLVAAVVVLIHGSYATLLIKGPTQLVLEGDRVTLECSYSDSELNISQVHFEVFSKYLQGWHQIYERSLVLLLDGNRADNMGEVSLTREGYTRYLGVPKDLKVQLRDDVVLKCSASSSEELSYFWHKKGSDWILPSSTLTLKKVSAEDEGEYTCRAQNPAVESLSKKQSVRITVLPEDAPWYESSNGRLILMTSAAAVALLVFILSVSVFLCRRAKHTKTIKGPIDDHSQKKPIYRGSSESLPSACGDKQPLV